The Tripterygium wilfordii isolate XIE 37 chromosome 4, ASM1340144v1, whole genome shotgun sequence genome has a window encoding:
- the LOC119997613 gene encoding serine/threonine protein phosphatase 2A 55 kDa regulatory subunit B beta isoform-like isoform X1, with product MNGGKGGEEAAAGPAEAPQTLKWKFSQVFGERTVGEEVQEVDIISAIEFDRTGDHLATGDRGGRVVLFERTDTRDHGGNRRDLERMDYSISRHPEFRYKTEFQSHEPEFDYLKSLEIEEKINKIRWCQSANGALFLLSTNDKTIKFWKVQEKKVKKICDMNVDPMKSSGNGPIADSSTSTLSKPNGEYTEKPIGHSSADFEFPSGGIPFLRLPTVVTSHEMSLVPRCRRIYAHAHDYHINSISNNSDGETFISADDLRVNLWNLGISNQSFNIVDVKPTNMEDLTEVITSAEFHPTHCNTLAYSSSKGSIRLIDMRQSALCDSHCKLFEQPEGPGTRSFFTEIIASISDIKFSKDGRHILSRDYMTLKLWDMNMDSGPVATFQVHEHLRPKLCDLYENDSIFDKFECCLSGDGLRVATGSYSNLFRVFGCSEGSTEATTLEASKNPMRRQVQTPSRPARSLGNLSRGFRRGADNSGVDSNGNAYDFSTKLLHLAWHPTENSLACAASNSLYMYYA from the exons ATGAACGGCGGAAAAGGTGGAGAAGAAGCTGCGGCTGGTCCCGCTGAAGCGCCACAGACGTTGAAGTGGAAATTCTCTCAGGTTTTTGGCGAACGGACTGTAGGGGAGGAAGTGCAGGAAG TTGATATTATTTCTGCCATTGAATTTGATAGAACCGGGGATCACCTTGCCACTGGAGATCGCGGAGGTCGGGTTGTTTTATTTGAAAGGACAGATACAAGAGAT CATGGTGGAAATCGGAGAGATCTAGAGAGGATGGATTACTCAATCAGTAGGCATCCTGAGTTTCGCTATAAGACAGAGTTTCAAAGCCATGAGCCTGAG TTTGATTATCTCAAGAGCTTGGAAATTGAAgagaaaatcaataaaattagatGGTGTCAGTCAGCCAACGGCGCCCTGTTTCTTCTTTCGACTAATGACAAAACCATCAAATTTTGGAAG GTTCAAGAGAAGAAGGTTAAGAAAATATGTGATATGAACGTGGACCCTATGAAATCTTCAGGAAATGGTCCTATTGCTGATTCAAGTACGTCAACCCTCTCGAAACCAAATGGAGAATACACAGAGAAACCCATTGGTCATTCAAGTGCTGATTTTGAGTTTCCATCTGGGGGTATCCCATTTTTGCGTTTGCCTACGGTA GTGACTAGTCATGAGATGAGCCTTGTGCCGAGGTGTCGAAGAATATATGCCCATGCCCATGACTATCACATCAATTCCATTTCTAATAACAG TGATGGAGAGACTTTTATATCGGCTGATGATTTGCGAGTAAATCTTTGGAACTTGGGAATTAGCAATCAGAGttttaatattgttgatgtaaagCCTACAAACATGGAGGATCTGACTG AGGTGATAACTTCGGCAGAATTTCACCCTACCCACTGCAATACGTTAGCATATAGCAGTTCGAAAGGCTCTATCCGACTGATTGATATGCGACAATCGGCTCTATGTGATAGTCATTGCAAATT gttCGAGCAGCCGGAGGGGCCTGGCACAAGGTCCTTTTTCACTGAAATAATTGCCTCAATCTCGGATATAAAGTTTTCCAAGGATGGAAGGCATATACTTAGTCGTGACTACATGACTCTCAAG TTGTGGGACATGAATATGGATTCTGGCCCTGTTGCAACTTTCCAAGTTCATGAACACTTGAGACCTAAG CTCTGTGATTTGTATGAAAATGATTCTATCTTTGACAAGTTTGAGTGTTGTCTTAGTGGAGATGGACTTCGAGTTGCAACTGGCTCCTACAG CAATCTGTTCCGTGTGTTTGGTTGTTCAGAAGGAAGCACAGAAGCAACGACATTGGAAGCCAGCAAAAATCCCATGAG GAGACAAGTCCAAACACCATCAAGGCCTGCTAGATCTCTGGGCAATCTATCTCGTGGTTTCAGGCGAG GTGCGGATAATTCTGGAGTTGATTCAAATGGAAATGCTTATGATTTCTCAACAAAGCTGCTACATCTTGCATGGCATCCGACTGAAAACTCACTTGCTTGTGCTGCCTCTAACAGCCTTTATATGTATTATGCATAA
- the LOC119997613 gene encoding serine/threonine protein phosphatase 2A 55 kDa regulatory subunit B beta isoform-like isoform X2 → MNGGKGGEEAAAGPAEAPQTLKWKFSQVFGERTVGEEVQEVDIISAIEFDRTGDHLATGDRGGRVVLFERTDTRDHGGNRRDLERMDYSISRHPEFRYKTEFQSHEPEFDYLKSLEIEEKINKIRWCQSANGALFLLSTNDKTIKFWKVQEKKVKKICDMNVDPMKSSGNGPIADSSTSTLSKPNGEYTEKPIGHSSADFEFPSGGIPFLRLPTVTSHEMSLVPRCRRIYAHAHDYHINSISNNSDGETFISADDLRVNLWNLGISNQSFNIVDVKPTNMEDLTEVITSAEFHPTHCNTLAYSSSKGSIRLIDMRQSALCDSHCKLFEQPEGPGTRSFFTEIIASISDIKFSKDGRHILSRDYMTLKLWDMNMDSGPVATFQVHEHLRPKLCDLYENDSIFDKFECCLSGDGLRVATGSYSNLFRVFGCSEGSTEATTLEASKNPMRRQVQTPSRPARSLGNLSRGFRRGADNSGVDSNGNAYDFSTKLLHLAWHPTENSLACAASNSLYMYYA, encoded by the exons ATGAACGGCGGAAAAGGTGGAGAAGAAGCTGCGGCTGGTCCCGCTGAAGCGCCACAGACGTTGAAGTGGAAATTCTCTCAGGTTTTTGGCGAACGGACTGTAGGGGAGGAAGTGCAGGAAG TTGATATTATTTCTGCCATTGAATTTGATAGAACCGGGGATCACCTTGCCACTGGAGATCGCGGAGGTCGGGTTGTTTTATTTGAAAGGACAGATACAAGAGAT CATGGTGGAAATCGGAGAGATCTAGAGAGGATGGATTACTCAATCAGTAGGCATCCTGAGTTTCGCTATAAGACAGAGTTTCAAAGCCATGAGCCTGAG TTTGATTATCTCAAGAGCTTGGAAATTGAAgagaaaatcaataaaattagatGGTGTCAGTCAGCCAACGGCGCCCTGTTTCTTCTTTCGACTAATGACAAAACCATCAAATTTTGGAAG GTTCAAGAGAAGAAGGTTAAGAAAATATGTGATATGAACGTGGACCCTATGAAATCTTCAGGAAATGGTCCTATTGCTGATTCAAGTACGTCAACCCTCTCGAAACCAAATGGAGAATACACAGAGAAACCCATTGGTCATTCAAGTGCTGATTTTGAGTTTCCATCTGGGGGTATCCCATTTTTGCGTTTGCCTACG GTGACTAGTCATGAGATGAGCCTTGTGCCGAGGTGTCGAAGAATATATGCCCATGCCCATGACTATCACATCAATTCCATTTCTAATAACAG TGATGGAGAGACTTTTATATCGGCTGATGATTTGCGAGTAAATCTTTGGAACTTGGGAATTAGCAATCAGAGttttaatattgttgatgtaaagCCTACAAACATGGAGGATCTGACTG AGGTGATAACTTCGGCAGAATTTCACCCTACCCACTGCAATACGTTAGCATATAGCAGTTCGAAAGGCTCTATCCGACTGATTGATATGCGACAATCGGCTCTATGTGATAGTCATTGCAAATT gttCGAGCAGCCGGAGGGGCCTGGCACAAGGTCCTTTTTCACTGAAATAATTGCCTCAATCTCGGATATAAAGTTTTCCAAGGATGGAAGGCATATACTTAGTCGTGACTACATGACTCTCAAG TTGTGGGACATGAATATGGATTCTGGCCCTGTTGCAACTTTCCAAGTTCATGAACACTTGAGACCTAAG CTCTGTGATTTGTATGAAAATGATTCTATCTTTGACAAGTTTGAGTGTTGTCTTAGTGGAGATGGACTTCGAGTTGCAACTGGCTCCTACAG CAATCTGTTCCGTGTGTTTGGTTGTTCAGAAGGAAGCACAGAAGCAACGACATTGGAAGCCAGCAAAAATCCCATGAG GAGACAAGTCCAAACACCATCAAGGCCTGCTAGATCTCTGGGCAATCTATCTCGTGGTTTCAGGCGAG GTGCGGATAATTCTGGAGTTGATTCAAATGGAAATGCTTATGATTTCTCAACAAAGCTGCTACATCTTGCATGGCATCCGACTGAAAACTCACTTGCTTGTGCTGCCTCTAACAGCCTTTATATGTATTATGCATAA
- the LOC119997617 gene encoding protein NDL2 isoform X1 — protein MADSSDSVSIDIETISLGGKEHLIETRQGAISVAVYGDQDKPALITYPDLALNYMSCFQGLFFCPEACSLLLHNFCIYHISPPGHEHFLQETLQLGAATSTPHDPLLSADDLADQIVEVLNFFRLDAVMCMGVTAGAYILTLFAMKYRQRVLGLILVSPLCKAPSWTEWLYNKVLLNLVYYYGMCGVVKELLLKRYFSKEVRGCSQVPESDIVLACRRLLDERQSLNVWRFLEAMNERPDITEGLRMLQCRSLIFVGDSSPFHSEAVHMTSKLDRRYSALVEVQSCGSIVTEEQPHAMLIPLEYFLMGYGMYRPPKCSVSPRSPLSPLCISPELLSPESMGLKLKPIKTRMS, from the exons ATGGCAGATTCAAGCGACTCGGTGTCCATTGATATCGAAACGATCTCTCTTGGTGGGAAG GAGCATCTTATAGAAACTCGCCAAGGTGCTATTTCTGTTGCTGTATATGGAGATCAGGACAAGCCAGCTCTAATCACTTATCCTGATTTAGCTCTAAATT ATATGTCCTGCTTTCAAGGACTATTCTTTTGTCCAGAAGCATGTTCCTTGCTCCTCCACAATTTCTGCATATATCATATTAGTCCTCCTGGGCATGAG CACTTTCTTCAAGAAACATTGCAGTTAGGAGCTGCCACTAGCACCCCGCATGACCCTTTGCTTTCTGCTGATGACTTGGCAGATCAGATTGTGGAGGTTCTCAACTTCTTTAG gCTTGATGCAGTAATGTGTATGGGGGTTACAGCTGGCGCTTACATTCTTACCCTCTTTGCT ATGAAATACAGACAACGGGTTCTTGGTTTGATACTTGTTTCTCCTCTTTGCAAAGCACCCTCTTGGACAGAATGGTTGTATAACAAG GTGCTATTGAATTTAGTATACTACTATGGCATGTGTGGAGTCGTGAAGGAGTTACTGCTAAAGCGGTATTTTAGCAAG GAGGTTCGTGGTTGTTCTCAAGTGCCAGAATCAGACATAGTTCTGGCCTGCAGAAGA TTGTTGGATGAAAGGCAGAGCTTGAACGTGTGGAGGTTTCTCGAAGCAATGAATGA GAGGCCAGACATCACTGAAGGATTGAGAATGCTGCAATGCCGTTCTCTAATTTTTGTTGGGGACAGTTCTCCGTTTCACTCTGAGGCGGTTCACATGACTTCGAAACTAGATAGAAGATACAGTGCCTTGGTTGAG GTTCAATCATGTGGGTCAATTGTAACTGAGGAACAGCCTCATGCCATGTTGATCCCGTTGGAGTACTTTCTCATGGGATATGGTATGTACAGGCCGCCTAAGTGTAGTGTCAGCCCAAGAAGTCCCTTGAGTCCGCTTTGCATCTCACCAGAGCTTTTATCACCAGAAAGCATGGGTTTGAAGTTGAAACCAATAAAAACGCGAATGTCTTGA
- the LOC119997617 gene encoding protein NDL2 isoform X2 has translation MADSSDSVSIDIETISLGGKEHLIETRQGAISVAVYGDQDKPALITYPDLALNYMSCFQGLFFCPEACSLLLHNFCIYHISPPGHELGAATSTPHDPLLSADDLADQIVEVLNFFRLDAVMCMGVTAGAYILTLFAMKYRQRVLGLILVSPLCKAPSWTEWLYNKVLLNLVYYYGMCGVVKELLLKRYFSKEVRGCSQVPESDIVLACRRLLDERQSLNVWRFLEAMNERPDITEGLRMLQCRSLIFVGDSSPFHSEAVHMTSKLDRRYSALVEVQSCGSIVTEEQPHAMLIPLEYFLMGYGMYRPPKCSVSPRSPLSPLCISPELLSPESMGLKLKPIKTRMS, from the exons ATGGCAGATTCAAGCGACTCGGTGTCCATTGATATCGAAACGATCTCTCTTGGTGGGAAG GAGCATCTTATAGAAACTCGCCAAGGTGCTATTTCTGTTGCTGTATATGGAGATCAGGACAAGCCAGCTCTAATCACTTATCCTGATTTAGCTCTAAATT ATATGTCCTGCTTTCAAGGACTATTCTTTTGTCCAGAAGCATGTTCCTTGCTCCTCCACAATTTCTGCATATATCATATTAGTCCTCCTGGGCATGAG TTAGGAGCTGCCACTAGCACCCCGCATGACCCTTTGCTTTCTGCTGATGACTTGGCAGATCAGATTGTGGAGGTTCTCAACTTCTTTAG gCTTGATGCAGTAATGTGTATGGGGGTTACAGCTGGCGCTTACATTCTTACCCTCTTTGCT ATGAAATACAGACAACGGGTTCTTGGTTTGATACTTGTTTCTCCTCTTTGCAAAGCACCCTCTTGGACAGAATGGTTGTATAACAAG GTGCTATTGAATTTAGTATACTACTATGGCATGTGTGGAGTCGTGAAGGAGTTACTGCTAAAGCGGTATTTTAGCAAG GAGGTTCGTGGTTGTTCTCAAGTGCCAGAATCAGACATAGTTCTGGCCTGCAGAAGA TTGTTGGATGAAAGGCAGAGCTTGAACGTGTGGAGGTTTCTCGAAGCAATGAATGA GAGGCCAGACATCACTGAAGGATTGAGAATGCTGCAATGCCGTTCTCTAATTTTTGTTGGGGACAGTTCTCCGTTTCACTCTGAGGCGGTTCACATGACTTCGAAACTAGATAGAAGATACAGTGCCTTGGTTGAG GTTCAATCATGTGGGTCAATTGTAACTGAGGAACAGCCTCATGCCATGTTGATCCCGTTGGAGTACTTTCTCATGGGATATGGTATGTACAGGCCGCCTAAGTGTAGTGTCAGCCCAAGAAGTCCCTTGAGTCCGCTTTGCATCTCACCAGAGCTTTTATCACCAGAAAGCATGGGTTTGAAGTTGAAACCAATAAAAACGCGAATGTCTTGA
- the LOC119997619 gene encoding thiamine phosphate phosphatase-like protein: MAGVVVVVFDFDKTIIDCDSDNWVVDEFGLTHSFNQLCPSMPWNTLMDKMMMEMHSLGKTMEEVAECLKLAPIHPNMISAIKSAYNSGCDLRILSDANTFFIETILKHHGLMDCFSEINTNPSFVDESGRLRILPYHDFNSSCHGCSICPPNMCKGMVIERIRASVSAERKKRFIYLGDGAADFCAGLKLNEEDCFMPRKNFPIWELIQTNPILVKSGIHEWSDWDELRTKLLNLTDTIIVEEKCCNLGSEELVPPDCKFHTSSMSTTHETFSHVLPVPH, translated from the exons ATGGCAGGAGTGGTGGTTGTGGTCTTCGACTTTGATAAGACAATCATCGACTGTGACAGTGATAATTGGGTAGTGGACGAGTTTGGTCTCACTCACTCGTTCAATCAACTCTGTCCTTCCATGCCTTGGAACACTCTCATG GACAAGATGATGATGGAGATGCATTCTCTGGGAAAGACAATGGAGGAGGTTGCAGAGTGTTTGAAGCTGGCTCCGATTCACCCGAATATGATCTCTGCTATCAAGTCAGCATACAATTCTGG GTGTGATTTGAGGATACTGAGTGATGCAAATACTTTCTTTATTGAGACAATACTGAAGCACCATGGATTAATGGATTGTTTCTCTGAGATCAACACAAACCCGAGCTTTGTCGATGAATCTGGGAGGCTTAGAATCTTACCATACCATGATTTCAACTCTTCTTGTCATGGTTGTAGTATCTGCCCTCCCAACATGTGCAAGGGTATGGTGATTGAGAGGATCAGAGCATCTGTTTCCGCGGAGCGCAAGAAAAGGTTCATCTACCTTGGCGATGGAGCCGCGGACTTTTGTGCAGGATTAAAGCTTAATGAAGAAGACTGTTTTATGCCAAGAAAGAATTTCCCAATCTGGGAGCTCATTCAAACTAACCCAATTCTTGTTAAATCTGGTATTCATGAATGGAGTGACTGGGACGAGCTTCGTACTAAGCTTCTCAACTTGACCGACACGATCATCGTCGAAGAGAAGTGCTGCAATTTGGGGTCTGAAGAGCTGGTTCCTCCGGATTGCAAGTTCCATACCAGTTCCATGTCTACTACACATGAAACCTTTAGTCATGTCCTCCCTGTTCCTCACTAA
- the LOC119997610 gene encoding homeobox protein ATH1-like: MENCYVPIDMASSNVFVASRVPSQTTPNSLMEFGSFDHNNQSQALSGHPVVSDLQAGPVSDLLHANIQMTERIGVFESDALPALLGRNVLGEASRCSSNPISNIDFQQQFMSGTPISGSSLATLLAVRSDVQENLNNLSIYSPPMFPPQVLRNYDCSNTSNPTFDTHVYYGHGEAHDKVPNTSVVPEKTLLRPGFESFSSMGNMDLIGWIPSNGVNVDVDNPYGSCKYNNELSLSLATSQPSVISGISITDQCSEVRCSEMTRGCLEGTRLGSEQTSCCGKELSLSFSSNRTAQYSQVISGSRYLYVIQEILAQIVSYSLENLGHKRFFTGGIRAGENAPLSSRFSFEGGMPFMGYDEYPDANSMFEVEMEPAARRRAMEAKKNQLLTLLQVVDDQYNQCLDEIHTVVSAFHAATELEPQVHARFALQTISSLYKSLRERISNQILAMGAHFDSESMVEKEVSFETSFFQKQWALQQLKRKDHEIWRPQRGLPERSVSVLRAWMFQNFLHPYPKDAEKHLLAMKSGLTRSQVSNWFINARVRLWKPMIEEMYSEMNRRKAHQNGAAESYNKRLHMLGFNN, encoded by the exons ATGGAGAATTGCTACGTTCCAATAGATATGGCCAGCAGCAATGTGTTTGTGGCATCAAGGGTCCCATCACAGACAACCCCCAATTCACTGATGGAATTTGGCTCATTTGATCATAACAACCAGAGCCAGGCATTATCTGGACACCCGGTGGTCTCAGATTTGCAAGCTGGGCCTGTCAGCGATCTCCTCcatgcaaatattcaaatgacgGAAAGAATTGGTGTTTTTGAGTCGGATGCATTGCCTGCATTGCTTGGAAGGAATGTTTTGGGAGAAGCTTCACGTTGCAGTTCAAATCCCATCAGTAACATTGACTTCCAGCAGCAATTCATGAGCGGAACGCCGATTTCTGGCTCTTCACTTGCTACCCTTTTAGCTGTAAGAAGTGATGTTCAAGAAAATCTGAACAACTTGTCAATTTATTCTCCTCCAATGTTTCCTCCGCAAGTGCTAAGAAATTATGATTGCTCTAATACTTCAAATCCCACATTTGACACCCATGTGTACTATGGTCATGGTGAAGCGCATGACAAGGTTCCTAACACCTCAGTGGTTCCTGAGAAGACCCTGTTAAGACCAGGCTTTGAATCATTTTCATCTATGGGCAACATGGATCTAATTGGCTGGATACCTTCAAATGGTGTAAATGTGGATGTAGATAATCCCTATGGCTCATGTAAATATAATAATGAGCTTTCTTTGAGTCTTGCCACTTCCCAGCCTTCAGTCATCAGTGGAATAAGCATCACAGATCAGTGCTCGGAGGTAAGATGTTCTGAAATGACACGCGGTTGCTTGGAAGGAACAAGGTTGGGTTCAGAACAGACTTCCTGCTGTGGTAAGGAGCTCTCTCTGAGTTTCAGTTCCAACCGAACCGCTCAGTACTCCCAAGTGATATCTGGATCGAGATATCTTTATGTAATTCAGGAAATACTTGCTCAAATTGTGAGCTATTCACTAGAAAATCTAGGTCACAAGAGATTCTTTACTGGTGGAATCAGGGCAGGGGAAAATGCACCACTCTCTTCAAGATTCTCTTTTGAGGGAGGGATGCCCTTCATGGGTTATGATGAATATCCTGATGCAAACAGCATGTTTGAGGTTGAAATGGAGCCAGCTGCGCGAAGACGAGCAATGGAAGCAAAGAAAAACCAATTGCTGACACTACTACAAGTG GTTGATGATCAGTACAACCAATGTTTGGATGAGATCCATACAGTTGTATCTGCATTCCATGCTGCAACTGAACTGGAACCACAAGTGCACGCTCGTTTTGCCCTTCAAACAATCTCATCTCTATATAAAAGCCTCAGAGAGAGGATCAGTAACCAAATCCTTGCAATGGGAGCGCATTTTGATAGTGAATCCATGGTAGAAAAAGAAGTATCTTTTGAAACTTCCTTCTTCCAAAAGCAATGGGCTCTCCAACAGCTGAAGAGAAAAGATCATGAAATATGGAGACCACAGAGAGGCTTACCTGAAAGATCGGTCTCAGTCTTGCGTGCATGGATGTTTCAGAACTTTCTTCACCC GTACCCGAAAGATGCAGAAAAGCATCTACTAGCAATGAAGAGCGGATTGACAAGAAGCCAG GTATCGAATTGGTTTATAAATGCCCGTGTTCGTCTATGGAAACCAATGATAGAGGAAATGTATTCAGAGATGAACAGAAGAAAGGCACATCAAAACGGAGCAGCAGAAAGCTACAATAAGAGATTACACATGCTTGGATTCAACAATTGA